From one Leptospira licerasiae serovar Varillal str. VAR 010 genomic stretch:
- a CDS encoding zinc-binding dehydrogenase: MKAAVLESGKRNLTIKEVPIPHLGPEQVKVRIKACGICGSDLHLVLHGTLKCKHYPQIPGHEASGIAEEVGEKVTRIKKGDRVVIAAGTSCGVCAHCLAGRENLCKDIGVFGFDREGSFAEYNIVEERYLYPLPESVPFEQGAILADAVSTPYNAIKFRGKIQDGDNVAVFGCGGLGIHGVAIARALTKGKVIALDVDKGALENAVAYGADEVVNLREIKNPGKTLKEICKGGIDLLADFSGRMTNIEESLRAMNPGGRMVLVGIGREPLKFSIPFSIIEKQITVAGSYGSDRRAIPELIDLYVQGKLNLSRSITDVRKLEDINQSLQDLEDRKGNPIRFVIAP, translated from the coding sequence ATGAAAGCCGCAGTATTAGAATCCGGAAAAAGAAATTTGACCATCAAAGAGGTTCCGATCCCACATCTCGGACCGGAGCAAGTAAAAGTCAGGATCAAAGCTTGCGGTATTTGCGGTTCGGATCTACATTTAGTATTACATGGAACCTTAAAGTGTAAACATTACCCTCAGATCCCGGGGCATGAGGCATCAGGTATAGCGGAAGAAGTAGGGGAAAAAGTCACTCGTATCAAAAAAGGGGATAGAGTAGTGATCGCTGCAGGCACAAGTTGCGGTGTCTGCGCTCATTGTCTAGCAGGAAGAGAAAATCTTTGCAAAGACATAGGAGTGTTCGGGTTCGATAGAGAAGGTAGTTTCGCAGAATATAATATAGTAGAAGAACGTTATTTATATCCTTTACCCGAGTCAGTTCCTTTCGAACAGGGTGCAATTTTAGCCGACGCAGTTTCAACTCCTTATAATGCGATCAAGTTCAGAGGAAAGATCCAAGACGGGGATAATGTCGCTGTCTTCGGATGCGGTGGATTAGGAATTCACGGAGTGGCAATTGCAAGAGCGTTGACAAAAGGTAAAGTGATTGCTTTGGATGTGGACAAGGGCGCCTTGGAAAACGCTGTTGCTTACGGTGCGGATGAAGTCGTAAATCTGAGAGAAATAAAAAATCCGGGTAAAACCTTAAAAGAAATATGCAAAGGCGGAATAGACCTTCTTGCGGACTTTTCGGGAAGAATGACGAATATAGAAGAGTCCCTTCGTGCAATGAATCCTGGAGGAAGAATGGTACTCGTAGGGATCGGGAGGGAGCCTTTAAAGTTTTCCATCCCGTTCTCCATTATTGAAAAGCAGATCACTGTTGCGGGCTCTTACGGTTCCGATAGACGTGCCATCCCGGAACTGATAGATCTTTATGTACAGGGAAAATTGAATCTTAGCAGATCGATTACAGATGTGAGAAAATTAGAGGATATCAACCAAAGCCTACAGGATCTGGAAGACCGAAAAGGAAATCCGATCCGATTTGTGATCGCACCTTAA
- a CDS encoding PaaI family thioesterase: MTAEDIYRHIKASQNGQDWHHKNCFGCGPENKRGLHASFPFHEPSGEVRFTWTIEKDFEGAPGYAHGGALATLLDEAQGVLCFHLGHFVMTDQLYMRYYKACPLGEELEVRCWVTMVRRRRLYTKGTVHLKKTGELLLSSKARWYDMPDRVFSRMFQGTAFPVDIILKVLEENQKRGKEIRKRLKKEKLRSE; this comes from the coding sequence ATGACTGCGGAAGACATTTATAGACATATTAAGGCCAGCCAAAATGGACAAGATTGGCATCATAAGAATTGTTTCGGTTGCGGACCGGAAAATAAAAGAGGCTTACACGCTAGCTTTCCTTTTCACGAACCAAGCGGAGAAGTCCGTTTCACTTGGACTATAGAAAAAGATTTTGAAGGAGCGCCGGGTTATGCTCATGGAGGAGCGCTTGCTACTCTATTGGACGAAGCACAAGGCGTTCTTTGTTTTCACTTAGGACATTTTGTAATGACCGACCAATTGTATATGCGTTATTATAAGGCATGTCCGTTGGGAGAAGAATTAGAAGTTCGCTGCTGGGTCACCATGGTCAGGCGCAGAAGGCTTTATACAAAAGGAACAGTACATCTGAAAAAAACAGGAGAACTTCTTCTTTCCTCCAAGGCTCGTTGGTACGATATGCCGGACCGTGTTTTTTCAAGAATGTTCCAAGGTACCGCATTTCCGGTGGATATCATTCTGAAAGTTCTAGAAGAGAATCAAAAACGAGGAAAAGAAATCAGGAAACGTCTCAAAAAAGAGAAACTGAGATCGGAGTAA
- a CDS encoding MAPEG family protein has protein sequence MESSWQVFAIVSVLLFLKLLSTSIVQGLVRLKTKTFRWKEDAEFFTNSFPATDDHTIVATANGVFRNDLENIPIFLFLLIGYIHTYSWHEGTIIYSGIFIISRILHSIFYFLHKQPWRNIAYDLGILSMLLLSGHIIHSVFFA, from the coding sequence ATGGAATCTTCTTGGCAGGTCTTCGCAATCGTTTCAGTTCTTCTTTTTTTAAAATTACTTTCCACTTCCATCGTCCAGGGTTTGGTCCGGCTCAAGACCAAAACTTTCCGGTGGAAAGAAGACGCCGAATTTTTTACGAATTCGTTTCCGGCTACGGATGATCACACGATAGTCGCGACTGCAAACGGAGTATTTCGGAACGATTTGGAGAATATTCCGATTTTCTTATTCTTACTGATCGGATATATCCACACTTACAGTTGGCATGAGGGAACCATCATCTACTCCGGGATTTTTATAATATCCAGGATACTACATTCGATTTTTTATTTCCTGCATAAACAACCTTGGAGAAATATCGCGTACGATTTGGGGATCTTGAGTATGTTACTTCTGTCAGGACACATCATACATTCCGTTTTTTTTGCCTGA
- a CDS encoding glutathione S-transferase family protein, protein MIELYTAGTPNGKKASIMLEELGIPYTVHPIDFSKLEQKEEWYLKINPNGRIPAIIDKDNGDFPVFESGAILIYLAEKYGKFLPKDPKERSIAIQWLMFQMGGIGPMQGQANHFVKFAPEKIPYAMNRYVDETKRLYSVLERRLKESEYLAGNELSIADIATWPWVKARSYIDLSLDDYPKLKAWEEKLGARPAFIRGSEVPKKS, encoded by the coding sequence TTGATCGAATTATATACCGCAGGGACGCCTAACGGGAAAAAAGCTTCCATCATGTTGGAAGAATTAGGGATCCCTTATACAGTACATCCAATCGACTTTAGTAAATTAGAACAAAAAGAAGAATGGTATCTCAAAATTAATCCGAACGGCAGGATCCCCGCCATTATAGATAAAGATAATGGTGACTTTCCGGTTTTCGAATCGGGAGCCATTCTGATCTATCTCGCGGAAAAATACGGAAAATTTCTTCCTAAAGATCCGAAAGAAAGATCGATCGCAATCCAGTGGCTCATGTTCCAGATGGGTGGAATTGGCCCTATGCAAGGACAGGCAAATCATTTCGTTAAGTTTGCTCCGGAAAAAATTCCGTATGCAATGAACCGTTACGTGGATGAAACAAAACGTTTATATTCCGTTTTAGAAAGACGTTTGAAGGAATCGGAATATCTTGCGGGAAACGAATTGAGTATCGCGGATATTGCCACCTGGCCTTGGGTAAAAGCTAGATCTTATATAGATCTATCCTTAGATGATTATCCTAAGCTTAAAGCATGGGAAGAAAAATTGGGAGCAAGACCTGCATTCATAAGAGGAAGCGAAGTTCCTAAAAAATCGTAA
- a CDS encoding sensor histidine kinase, protein MNGPKSENVYRDLFEQSPIGLMIFDRQGKIIEANDSSLRFLRAAREKIIGFSYSDLKDTIVSSLIGKGLKGEASDYEGPYNTTISSLLLQVRIRVNPLFDESGVFGTSLIFEDLTERKKTEERLAVTLSDIRVAQEALEEHEVKFKTLFESAGEAIFLMDDRVFLECNPKTEEMFACKREDIIGASPVDFSPEIQPDGVSSSQKAFQKIQAALSGKPQTFDWLHCRKDRTNFDAEVTLTSVTLNGKALLQAIVRDISERKRAEEEIRKLNEDLEQKVVLRTEELKATNTYLENTNRDLLLTLEELKSTQAQLVQSEKMAVLGQLIAGIAHEVNTPLGAIISSNEGIQSVFRQDWEKLLCEFAELDTHERETWKKIFTKGSIFPDFYDSSEERKNRKIIRETLQNLGFPSSEFLSENLAELGIKVDDIPDLVQNIHKEKFPTLVANAYNLSGILRYSNVVREAASKAARVIRALKTYVYQDHTGISLIDIREQMDLVLTIYYNKVKQGVEIRRNFADNSLVKGQADQLTQVWANLINNAFQAISYQGRLDLESHIKDNYLIVSVTDNGPGVPKEIQDRIFEPFFTTKEKGEGSGLGLDICRKIVERHHGKIDFDSVPGRTTFRVHLPLAEKIPTYADPNPNQSTFH, encoded by the coding sequence ATGAACGGACCTAAGAGCGAAAACGTATATCGCGATCTATTCGAGCAATCCCCTATCGGACTGATGATATTCGATAGGCAGGGTAAAATTATAGAAGCAAATGATTCTTCTCTCCGTTTCTTAAGAGCGGCAAGAGAAAAGATCATCGGGTTCTCTTATTCCGACCTGAAAGACACTATAGTTTCTTCATTGATCGGCAAAGGTCTCAAGGGAGAAGCATCCGATTACGAAGGGCCTTATAATACTACGATAAGCAGTCTTTTGTTACAGGTTCGCATCCGAGTGAATCCACTTTTTGACGAATCAGGAGTTTTCGGTACATCTTTGATCTTCGAAGATTTGACGGAAAGAAAGAAAACGGAAGAAAGACTTGCGGTAACTCTCTCGGATATTCGTGTCGCTCAAGAAGCGTTAGAAGAACACGAAGTAAAATTTAAGACATTATTCGAATCCGCTGGTGAGGCGATCTTTCTAATGGACGATCGTGTCTTTCTGGAATGTAATCCTAAAACGGAGGAGATGTTTGCTTGTAAAAGAGAAGATATAATAGGAGCTTCGCCTGTGGATTTTTCCCCTGAGATCCAGCCGGATGGAGTTTCTTCGTCACAAAAAGCTTTCCAAAAAATCCAAGCAGCTCTTTCAGGTAAGCCCCAGACGTTTGATTGGTTACATTGTAGAAAAGACAGGACCAATTTTGATGCAGAGGTGACGTTAACTTCAGTCACTCTAAACGGCAAGGCTTTGTTACAAGCGATTGTAAGAGATATTTCGGAAAGAAAAAGAGCGGAAGAAGAGATCCGGAAGTTAAACGAAGACCTAGAACAAAAAGTAGTTCTTAGAACGGAAGAGCTAAAAGCAACAAACACTTATTTAGAAAATACGAATAGAGATCTACTCCTAACATTGGAAGAGCTGAAGTCAACCCAAGCGCAGTTAGTACAATCCGAAAAGATGGCTGTGCTTGGACAATTGATCGCCGGTATTGCTCACGAGGTTAATACACCTTTAGGAGCGATCATCTCTTCTAATGAAGGAATACAAAGTGTCTTTCGCCAAGATTGGGAAAAATTACTCTGTGAATTTGCTGAATTAGATACTCATGAAAGAGAAACTTGGAAGAAAATTTTCACAAAGGGAAGTATTTTTCCCGACTTTTATGACTCTTCCGAGGAAAGAAAAAATCGGAAGATCATTCGGGAAACATTACAAAATCTTGGATTTCCATCTTCCGAGTTTTTATCGGAAAACCTTGCAGAATTAGGTATAAAAGTAGATGATATTCCGGACTTAGTTCAAAACATTCATAAAGAAAAATTCCCTACATTAGTTGCAAATGCTTATAATCTCTCGGGAATTTTAAGATATAGTAATGTGGTTCGCGAGGCCGCGTCTAAAGCGGCAAGAGTAATTCGAGCTTTAAAAACCTATGTATATCAAGATCACACAGGAATCAGTCTTATCGATATTCGAGAACAAATGGATCTGGTTCTCACAATATATTATAATAAAGTAAAGCAAGGAGTGGAGATACGTAGGAATTTTGCAGATAATTCCCTGGTAAAGGGACAAGCGGATCAATTGACCCAGGTTTGGGCCAATCTGATCAATAACGCGTTTCAGGCGATTTCTTACCAGGGTAGATTGGATCTTGAATCTCATATCAAAGACAATTACCTGATCGTTTCCGTGACAGACAACGGTCCAGGGGTCCCAAAAGAGATACAAGATCGGATTTTTGAACCGTTCTTCACTACAAAGGAAAAAGGAGAAGGAAGCGGTTTAGGTCTAGATATTTGCAGAAAGATTGTGGAAAGGCATCATGGAAAAATAGATTTCGATTCCGTTCCGGGAAGGACCACATTTAGAGTTCATCTTCCTTTGGCAGAAAAAATTCCGACTTATGCCGATCCTAATCCGAACCAATCGACGTTTCATTAG
- a CDS encoding sensor histidine kinase has translation MNSLGTVLEIRSSKDRNLGFLSIYLGSAFVLLLFLLIYFTDETELLRIYDNIHWTSSIAIATITAWFGYRSSKGETKRFRFWFFLGLLSYLLGQVVWDIQALSKFYSFPAPSDLFYPWLGPFFAIGFARFLKDRVPTNRMKVAVMDALGLAIAVLAVTLVLYLSKKEDRPWFQLLTLSVYPVFTLSAACIGALMKPSLRLKADFSFLCLVIGLAGMGISWLQWNSIFLISVPEDGTLTNAGFSASILLLGYGTLTWAPSSSGEIEKESGTESGLLRILPLLEVVVCSAAIVLSLTLPGLPEIIRLVIWFCSGVMVVIASLRQSLLVSDLATAELVIRNANKKLEITVAERTEELISTNTYLVTANDKLRAAMDELRKTQENLVRSEKMAVLGRLMAGIAHELNTPLGAIRSSTEGILSILSEPWEKLLKDYSSFNKEEREFWGILFKMGSSVNSDFDSKEERSKRKRSEIILKESGIENSLVMADALTDLGISPDQVSELADKIPKGERGWMIVSNASALSGISRSSQLILDASIKASRVIQALKSYASGEGDWKPHSESVSPKEQIENIITLYYSKIKNKVLVDVNIPEFARVLGDPERLYLIWTNLITNALHAMNYSGRIFVDAERKGDFWEISVQDTGSGIPTEIKDRIFDPFFTTKSPGEGTGLGLDICKNVAEEHGGTIRFVSSEEGTTFYVTLPAIS, from the coding sequence ATGAATTCCTTGGGTACTGTACTAGAAATTCGTTCCTCAAAGGATAGAAATTTAGGATTTCTCTCCATATACTTAGGGTCTGCATTCGTTCTCCTACTGTTTCTTCTTATATATTTCACGGATGAAACGGAATTATTACGCATTTACGATAATATACATTGGACCTCGTCTATCGCGATCGCTACGATCACTGCTTGGTTCGGTTACAGATCTTCAAAAGGAGAGACCAAAAGATTCAGATTCTGGTTTTTTTTAGGACTTCTTTCCTATCTTTTGGGCCAGGTAGTTTGGGATATCCAAGCTCTCTCCAAGTTCTATAGTTTTCCTGCGCCAAGCGACTTATTCTATCCATGGTTAGGGCCATTCTTTGCCATAGGATTTGCTCGGTTCTTAAAAGATAGAGTTCCAACTAATCGGATGAAGGTGGCCGTAATGGACGCATTAGGACTTGCGATCGCAGTTCTTGCGGTTACCCTAGTATTATATCTTTCTAAAAAAGAAGATAGACCTTGGTTCCAATTATTGACCTTATCCGTTTATCCGGTATTCACGCTTTCTGCCGCCTGCATAGGCGCCTTGATGAAACCTTCCTTACGTTTAAAGGCGGACTTTTCTTTTTTATGTTTGGTAATCGGGCTAGCGGGGATGGGGATCAGTTGGTTGCAATGGAATTCCATATTTTTGATCAGCGTTCCGGAAGACGGGACATTAACAAACGCAGGCTTTTCGGCCAGTATTCTGCTTTTAGGATATGGGACTTTGACCTGGGCTCCAAGTTCTTCCGGAGAAATTGAAAAAGAATCGGGAACAGAGAGCGGACTCTTAAGAATTCTCCCCTTATTAGAAGTCGTCGTTTGTTCGGCAGCTATCGTTCTTTCTTTAACTTTACCGGGTTTGCCCGAGATCATTCGATTAGTGATCTGGTTCTGTTCCGGCGTAATGGTGGTGATAGCAAGTTTGAGACAAAGTTTACTAGTGTCCGACTTGGCAACTGCGGAACTAGTGATCCGAAACGCGAATAAAAAATTAGAGATCACAGTTGCGGAAAGAACGGAAGAATTAATATCAACTAATACGTATTTGGTGACTGCCAACGATAAACTTAGAGCAGCCATGGACGAACTCAGAAAGACACAAGAAAATCTGGTTCGATCCGAAAAGATGGCCGTTTTAGGAAGGTTGATGGCGGGGATAGCGCATGAGTTGAATACTCCGTTAGGTGCGATTCGTTCTTCCACCGAAGGAATTCTTTCCATTCTAAGCGAACCTTGGGAAAAGCTCTTAAAAGATTATTCCAGTTTTAATAAGGAAGAAAGAGAATTCTGGGGGATACTTTTCAAGATGGGAAGTTCAGTCAATTCGGACTTCGATTCCAAGGAAGAAAGATCCAAAAGAAAAAGATCGGAAATTATTTTAAAAGAATCCGGCATAGAAAATTCTCTCGTGATGGCGGATGCTTTGACTGATCTGGGAATTTCTCCCGATCAAGTTTCCGAATTGGCGGATAAGATCCCAAAAGGAGAGAGAGGGTGGATGATCGTAAGCAATGCATCCGCACTTTCCGGTATTTCCAGATCCAGCCAATTGATCTTAGATGCTTCTATCAAGGCATCAAGAGTGATCCAAGCGTTAAAAAGTTATGCTTCCGGAGAAGGAGATTGGAAACCTCACTCCGAATCGGTTTCTCCTAAAGAACAGATAGAGAATATTATCACATTATACTATTCTAAAATAAAAAACAAGGTGCTTGTGGATGTCAATATTCCGGAATTCGCAAGAGTGCTGGGAGATCCGGAAAGGTTATATCTGATCTGGACCAATTTGATCACAAATGCCTTACACGCAATGAATTACTCCGGCAGAATATTCGTAGATGCGGAACGAAAAGGCGACTTTTGGGAAATTTCCGTTCAAGACACCGGAAGCGGAATACCCACAGAGATCAAGGACCGGATTTTTGATCCATTCTTCACCACCAAATCACCTGGAGAGGGGACCGGGCTTGGCCTAGATATTTGCAAAAATGTGGCAGAAGAACACGGAGGCACCATTCGATTCGTCAGTTCGGAAGAAGGTACTACATTCTACGTTACCCTCCCTGCAATATCCTAA
- a CDS encoding histidine phosphatase family protein, whose protein sequence is MSAIYLIRHGQANSTGEDYDLLTDRGKEQAFALGKYMASNGDFPDKIISGTMRRHKETAEFFMKGVSSVHSDLKTTSNFHSFDPNWNEFPPELWKKYAEYLSAVRPDFQRSLLQFSKVRLKGGVRSAALFFKLTEEILSFWRKGDFTPEGIETFAHFQSRVDLACDTYFQPGDAEKLFIFTSGTPISLTLKKMLRQDEDVFTWMPWIWNSSVSMFRWVRGRYIPVSLNFLPHIPDKSSRTLY, encoded by the coding sequence ATGTCCGCTATATATTTGATTCGCCACGGACAGGCGAACTCCACAGGAGAGGATTACGATCTATTGACCGACAGGGGAAAAGAACAGGCATTTGCCCTTGGAAAGTATATGGCTTCTAATGGAGATTTTCCGGATAAGATCATCTCAGGGACAATGAGAAGGCATAAAGAGACCGCCGAATTTTTTATGAAAGGAGTAAGTTCCGTACATTCCGATCTTAAGACCACATCCAATTTTCATTCTTTCGATCCTAACTGGAATGAATTTCCCCCCGAATTGTGGAAAAAATATGCGGAATATCTTTCTGCAGTTAGACCTGACTTTCAAAGATCATTATTACAATTTTCTAAAGTGCGATTGAAAGGCGGAGTTCGATCCGCAGCCTTATTTTTTAAATTGACCGAGGAAATCTTGTCTTTCTGGAGAAAAGGGGACTTTACTCCGGAAGGGATCGAAACTTTCGCTCATTTTCAATCCAGGGTGGACTTAGCCTGCGATACTTATTTCCAACCTGGCGATGCGGAAAAACTTTTTATTTTTACTTCCGGAACTCCTATTTCTTTAACTTTGAAGAAGATGCTTAGACAAGATGAAGATGTTTTTACTTGGATGCCTTGGATCTGGAACAGTTCTGTAAGTATGTTTCGTTGGGTAAGAGGAAGATATATACCGGTGAGTTTAAACTTCCTTCCTCATATTCCGGATAAGAGTTCAAGGACATTATACTAA
- a CDS encoding DUF6285 domain-containing protein: protein MQDKPSATELLEAIQDFLMKEVLPEFKDKDLLAYKTLVSWNMLGVISREIRSGEESLDKELSRLSSLLGKKTDFPKTWNEKKNLTSAWNEELRDIIRKEKKSLEDTEYWKHIKESVIEKVEIVNPRFTTES, encoded by the coding sequence ATGCAGGATAAACCAAGCGCGACGGAATTATTGGAAGCGATCCAGGATTTTCTAATGAAGGAAGTTTTGCCTGAATTTAAGGACAAGGATCTTTTAGCGTATAAAACATTAGTAAGTTGGAATATGCTCGGAGTGATCTCCAGAGAAATACGTTCCGGAGAAGAATCCTTGGATAAGGAGCTTTCTAGACTATCCTCCTTACTCGGCAAAAAAACGGATTTTCCTAAAACTTGGAATGAAAAGAAGAATCTGACTTCTGCTTGGAATGAAGAGTTAAGAGATATTATCCGAAAGGAAAAAAAATCTTTGGAAGATACGGAATACTGGAAACATATAAAAGAATCCGTTATCGAAAAAGTAGAGATCGTAAATCCTAGATTCACTACGGAATCCTAA
- a CDS encoding phosphotransferase family protein produces MKDSELKERLESYLGKRLQGTVEIANMVSLSGGACQENFSADIKVNGGPESGQYQTVYRTDKGASLLASLSRIDEFKVCRMAFEAGVKTPEPFWLESDNSVTGNPFYFMKRIQGKATGRFVVKDPSLNKVRKQIMQELAENLARIHSVTPEKCKDEKLKEVLNLGQHISGKTVAQGSVQALRTQLESMDGAYPAMEIILNWLEKNAPESDAEVLIHGDFRTGNFMVNSEGLQGIVDWEFAHWGDRHEDLTWLCMRDWRFGKLNKEAGGFADRSEFYEIYEKASGVKLDPIKIRYWEVMGNLRWAIGCIGQAERHLSGKDKGIELASIGRRACEMEYEAMRLIEESIK; encoded by the coding sequence GTGAAAGATTCCGAATTGAAGGAAAGACTGGAATCATATTTAGGAAAAAGGCTCCAAGGAACAGTAGAAATCGCTAATATGGTTTCTCTTTCGGGAGGAGCCTGCCAGGAAAATTTTTCCGCGGACATAAAGGTGAACGGCGGTCCCGAGTCCGGACAATACCAGACCGTATATCGAACCGATAAAGGCGCTTCTTTGCTTGCTTCTCTGTCCCGGATCGACGAGTTCAAAGTTTGTAGAATGGCCTTTGAAGCAGGAGTCAAAACTCCTGAACCGTTTTGGTTGGAATCTGATAACTCTGTAACCGGTAATCCATTTTATTTTATGAAAAGGATCCAAGGTAAAGCTACAGGAAGATTCGTAGTGAAGGATCCGAGTTTGAATAAGGTCCGTAAACAAATTATGCAAGAACTTGCGGAAAATCTTGCACGTATCCATTCGGTGACTCCTGAAAAATGTAAGGATGAGAAACTAAAAGAAGTTTTGAATCTAGGACAACATATAAGCGGCAAAACGGTAGCCCAAGGTTCCGTCCAGGCCTTACGCACCCAATTGGAGTCCATGGACGGAGCATACCCGGCAATGGAAATCATTTTGAATTGGTTGGAGAAGAATGCTCCCGAAAGTGATGCCGAAGTTCTAATTCATGGAGATTTTAGAACGGGAAACTTTATGGTAAATTCAGAAGGTTTGCAAGGGATTGTGGACTGGGAATTTGCGCATTGGGGAGATCGTCATGAAGATCTAACTTGGTTATGTATGAGAGATTGGAGATTCGGAAAACTAAATAAAGAAGCGGGTGGCTTTGCGGATCGTTCCGAGTTCTATGAGATCTACGAAAAGGCTTCCGGCGTAAAATTGGATCCGATCAAGATTAGATATTGGGAAGTGATGGGAAACCTTCGTTGGGCGATCGGTTGTATTGGCCAAGCAGAACGTCATCTTTCCGGAAAGGATAAAGGAATCGAGCTCGCGTCCATAGGAAGAAGGGCCTGCGAGATGGAATACGAGGCCATGAGACTCATAGAAGAGTCCATAAAATAA
- a CDS encoding acyl-CoA dehydrogenase family protein, translating into MDLSIPKELDEIRAKAKAFVDEVAIPAEDHYDYDHGRMPEPIVQKLREEAKKRGLWTAHLPKSEGGLGLDLVGTALVFSELGRSPIAPYLCNCDAPDEGNMHLLHLAANEEQKKKYYHPLVEGKIRSGFAMTEPPPGAGSDPTSLSTNAEKDGDHYILNGHKWYCTGANGASFLIVMSKVNDSFRRTSMFLVPTDAPGYTMVQEIGVLGSHGPGGHCELKFENVKVHESQVLGKIGEGFRLSQERLGPARLTHCMRWIGLARRSMEIAREYAIKRELFGGKLADHQGIQWMFAESSLEIESGFLLTLKAADILRKNGDARQAVSLAKWQVSETLNKCIDRAIQICGSHGFSRYLKLELFYRDARAARIADGPTETHKMVIGRNLISGKESF; encoded by the coding sequence ATGGATTTATCCATACCAAAGGAATTAGACGAGATCAGGGCAAAGGCAAAAGCATTCGTGGATGAGGTTGCCATCCCTGCAGAAGATCATTACGATTACGATCATGGTAGAATGCCTGAGCCAATCGTTCAAAAATTGAGAGAAGAAGCCAAAAAAAGAGGCTTATGGACTGCACATCTTCCCAAGTCGGAAGGCGGTTTGGGTCTGGATTTAGTAGGCACAGCGCTTGTATTCAGCGAGTTGGGACGTTCTCCGATCGCTCCTTATCTTTGCAATTGTGACGCCCCGGACGAGGGCAATATGCACCTTCTTCACTTAGCTGCGAACGAAGAGCAAAAGAAAAAGTATTACCATCCTCTTGTAGAAGGAAAGATTCGTTCCGGGTTCGCAATGACCGAACCTCCTCCAGGCGCAGGTTCCGATCCTACCTCCCTTTCGACTAACGCGGAGAAGGACGGTGATCATTATATTCTGAACGGTCATAAATGGTACTGCACCGGGGCCAACGGCGCTTCCTTTTTGATCGTGATGTCCAAGGTAAACGATAGTTTCAGACGCACTTCTATGTTCTTAGTTCCGACAGATGCTCCCGGATATACGATGGTACAGGAGATCGGGGTTTTAGGTTCGCATGGTCCGGGCGGACATTGCGAGTTAAAATTCGAAAACGTAAAAGTGCATGAGTCCCAAGTATTGGGAAAAATCGGAGAAGGTTTCCGCCTTTCCCAAGAGAGATTGGGACCAGCAAGACTCACACATTGTATGAGATGGATCGGACTTGCCAGAAGGTCTATGGAGATCGCAAGAGAATATGCGATCAAAAGAGAATTGTTCGGCGGAAAACTCGCAGATCACCAAGGGATCCAATGGATGTTTGCGGAATCCTCTTTGGAAATAGAATCGGGCTTTTTACTTACATTAAAGGCGGCCGACATTCTTCGCAAAAACGGGGATGCAAGACAGGCAGTTTCGTTAGCTAAATGGCAGGTGAGTGAAACGTTGAACAAATGTATAGACAGGGCCATTCAGATCTGCGGATCTCACGGTTTTAGTCGTTATCTTAAATTAGAATTATTTTATAGAGATGCAAGAGCCGCAAGGATCGCAGACGGCCCTACCGAAACCCATAAGATGGTGATCGGCAGGAATTTAATATCCGGAAAGGAGAGCTTCTGA